The following proteins are co-located in the Branchiostoma lanceolatum isolate klBraLanc5 chromosome 16, klBraLanc5.hap2, whole genome shotgun sequence genome:
- the LOC136421741 gene encoding inner centromere protein A-like isoform X1, translated as MPREPSTSTVLTNTLGFRLHNFMTSQLTEFNRTFEDEHMTWLNEVLEVAKKSFSRKEPELLPKTPSAKNRRRRIRKLPEVEEEEENVEPAAKRRSSTSRRSRAMRRSNAHELKAISETELLKATLNIPTQKVEDCKTPPPTSASQSVSFAQPAPPRTSRSTRTRGGATTESDSEAEVTVIRPTRATRASRQRNVAQNSTGTDTEGEETTERMPRAKRAKKASEPESDAAKASGKSGTDTESKETTTTNRSTRTKTRLQKESEPESDTAMASGKSDTDGEETATATRSTCTKTRQQKKPEIESDAAMVSGKSDTEGEETATTTRSTRTKTRLQKKSESESDTAMASGKSSTDTESEETATTTRSTRTKTRPQKGSESESDIRKSPAKKRQANKIKIADKKSEETTESEMSEEDDKPTSESEDVEEMETEPSKTRFFPDVRSSPVKPATPGTGFVKDLIKRHEEMITVSSSDDDTPQKQLTKPTGGKVQRKSKTQLVASPAPQAQPMKSTRSKARQFVSAAASKIAEWMGGKESEGAATADTPVEEAATEEEMQVSVEQDSLEEETAMSDISNTSNRSTRSTRSSRRSSKRQSVRLSCKAATMKRKSSVLPRQKVDVAETAGRMSTRASRSRASHMSSASSDSGKDSTVEEIERPPSRKRTSRSDDSSDGGKSAPAKKRSKLSQSDEPEVVDLSRDSLEISQGSKASPKATSASMAKSEDNSTEDDEESDIVDKTPSPKCPRSKAIFTGPLLRSQQRVIRPRPKQFSFLASSSSSLMTPGNLNATVTSFIKRNTPVKQLSSEERARQMKLKLAAKKTREAEIIKKREVEKKQKMEEQKRKREERTMRAAKLREQREKADKEKKLRLEKEYSHRVAETEKMKEERLAEDAAKKKLKLMKRAETEARRKQEEEARLMKLREQEEEQRRHRELILRKKEHEEAERATRAEELRRQAEERRQELERERQREIELRKQQEEEKERERQRVAEERERERKERERERELQREAERKAREEAEKRAREEAERQKKEEFEKQKERDRQRLAEIMQKERERQERERREIQEAEAKKRAHIMNSSLNTSTTAANTSMNNSLHKPNLNNTFSKEGNPNSYDMTPQQKRTYKAATEENYHIEDLHSDDSTDDEDQPRKKIPKWAQGAQLKAQLINQCYNPPDLQNIFGDIIDTPDLTQVFGVKKSRFNKRTSSAVWNSPLLKS; from the exons ATGCCGAGAGAACCTAGCACCAGCACTGTGCTGACAAACACAC TTGGATTCCGCCTGCACAACTTCATGACATCACAACTTACGGAGTTCAACAGGACGTTTGAAGACGAGCACATGACATGGCTGAACGAAGTTCTGGAGGTCGCCAAGAAGTCTTTCTCCAG GAAAGAACCAGAGTTGCTGCCCAAGACACCGTCAGCTAAGAACCGTAGAAGACGCATCCGGAAACTACCTGAGgtagaggaggaagaggaaaatGTGGAGCCTGCCGCTAAAAGGAG GAGTTCTACATCCAGGAGGAGTAGGGCCATGCGGCGATCCAACGCCCACGAGCTCAAGGCCATCTCTGAGACAGAACTGCTCAAGGCGACTCTGAACATCCCCACACAGAAGGTGGAAGACTGCAAAACTCCGCCCCCTACGTCTGCCAGCCAATCGGTGAGCTTCGCCCAGCCGGCTCCCCCAAGGACCTCGCGGTCTACTCGTACTCGGGGAGGAGCTACCACGGAGTCCGATTCAGAAGCGGAGGTGACGGTGATCCGACCAACCAGAGCGACCCGTGCATCAAGGCAGAGAAACGTTGCGCAAAACAGCACTGGTACAGATACCGAGGGTGAAGAAACGACGGAGCGTATGCCACGGGCCAAAAGAGCCAAGAAAGCGTCTGAGCCAGAATCTGACGCAGCAAAGGCATCCGGTAAAAGTGGGACGGATACAGAGAGCAAAGAAACCACCACAACCAATAGGTCCACGCGCACCAAAACCAGACTACAAAAGGAATCAGAACCAGAGTCCGACACAGCGATGGCATCCGGCAAAAGTGATACCGACGGCGAAGAAACAGCTACAGCAACCAGGTCCACGTGCACTAAAACCAGACAACAAAAGAAACCAGAAATTGAGTCCGACGCAGCGATGGTATCCGGAAAAAGTGACACCGAAGGCGAAGAAACTGCGACTACAACTAGGTCGACTCGTACCAAAACTAGACTGCAAAAGAAATCGGAATCAGAGTCCGACACAGCCATGGCCTCTGGCAAAAGCAGTACCGACACTGAAAGCGAAGAAACCGCTACAACAACCAGGTCCACACGTACCAAAACGAGACCTCAGAAAGGATCGGAATCTGAATCCGACATTCGGAAGTCGCCTGCAAAGAAGAGACAAGCAAACAAGATCAAGATAGCAGACAAAAAATCTGAAGAAACAACAGAAAGCGAGATGTCAGAGGAAGATGACAAACCCACAAGTGAAAGCGAAGATGTTGAGGAGATGGAAACAGAACCTAGCAAGACACGCTTCTTCCCAGATGTCCGATCATCTCCGGTAAAACCAGCCACTCCCGGTACAGGCTTCGTCAAGGACCTCATTAAGAGGCATGAAGAAATGATAACTGTGAGTTCTTCTGATGACGACACGCCCCAGAAACAACTGACTAAGCCAACAGGGGGCAAGGTGCAGCGAAAGTCGAAGACACAGCTAGTGGCAAGCCCCGCCCCGCAGGCACAACCAATGAAAAGCACGCGCTCAAAGGCAAGGCAGTTCGTGTCGGCCGCAGCGAGTAAGATCGCAGAATGGATGGGAGGCAAGGAAAGTGAGGGCGCTGCTACAGCGGACACTCCCGTTGAAGAAGCCGCCACAGAAGAGGAGATGCAAGTCTCTGTCGAGCAAGACAGCTTGGAAGAGGAGACCGCCATGTCCGACATCTCAAACACGAGCAACAGATCGACACGGTCCACGCGGTCTAGCCGACGGAGTTCCAAGCGACAGTCGGTTAGGCTGTCCTGCAAAGCCGCAACCATGAAGCGGAAATCTTCAGTCCTTCCACGCCAGAAAGTAGATGTGGCAGAGACGGCAGGGCGCATGTCCACACGGGCTTCGCGTTCCCGCGCATCGCACATGTCATCAGCATCATCGGACAGCGGGAAGGATTCAACCGTGGAGGAGATTGAACGACCTCCTAGTCGGAAGAGGACCTCAAGGAGTGATGAC AGCTCAGACGGAGGAAAGAGCGCCCCAGCCAAGAAGAGATCCAAACTGTCCCAGTCTGATGAACCAGAGGTCGTTGACCTATCCAGGGATAGCCTAGAAATCAGCCAGGGCTCTAAGGCCAGCCCCAAAGCAACAAG CGCAAGCATGGCTAAATCAGAAGATAACTCCAcggaagatgatgaagaaagtGACATCGTGGACAAGACACCATCTCCCAAGTGCCCACGGAGCAAG GCAATATTCACTGGACCTCTTCTGAGATCGCAACAACGG GTTATTCGTCCTCGTCCCAAACAGTTCTCGTTCCTGGCCAGCAGCAGTAGCTCACTCATGACACCAGGAAACCTGAACGCTACTGTCACCTCCTTCATCAAGAGGAACACTCCCGTCAAGCAACTGTCTTCAGAG GAGAGAGCCAGGCAGATGAAACTGAAACTTGCTGCCAAGAAGACAAGGGAGGCAGAAATCATCAAGAAGAGAGAGGTGGAGAAGAAGCAGAAAATGGAAGAACAAAAAAG AAAACGAGAAGAGAGAACCATGCGTGCTGCCAAGCTGCGGGAACAGAGAGAGAAAGCGGACAAGGAGAAGAAACTTCGCCTCGAGAAGGAGTACAGCCACCGCGTGGCGGAGACGGAGAAAATGAAGGAGGAACGTCTGGCGGAGGACGCCGCTAAGAAGAAGCTGAAGTTGATGAAGAGGGCTGAGACCGAGGCTAGAAGGAAACAGGAGGAGGAAGCCAGACTAATGAAACTGAGGGAACAG GAGGAAGAACAACGGCGCCACCGGGAGCTCATCCTGCGTAAGAAAGAACACGAGGAGGCGGAGAGAGCAACGCGGGCGGAGGAACTGCGCCGACAGGCTGAAGAACGGCGCCAGGAGCTGGAAAGGGAACGACAACGCGAGATCGAACTCCGAAAacaacaggaggaggagaaggaaagGGAGAGGCAACGTGTAGCTGAAGAGAg GGAGCGCGAGCGTAAGGAACGTGAGCGAGAGAGAGAACTGCAGCGTGAAGCGGAGAGGAAGGCTCGCGAGGAGGCTGAAAAAAGAGCGCGGGAAGAGGCCGAGCGCCAGAAGAAGGAAGAGTTCGAGAAGCAGAAAGAAAGG GATCGCCAGCGACTTGCGGAGATCATGCAGAAGGAGCGTGAACGACAGGAACGTGAACGGCGCGAGATTCAGGAGGCCGAGGCCAAGAAGCGAGCACACATCATGAACTCCTCCCTGAACACCAGCACCACTGCAGCCAACACCAGCATGAACAACAGTCTGCACAAACCAAACCTCAACAACACATTCTCCAAGGAG GGGAACCCCAACTCTTATGACATGACCCCGCAGCAGAAGCGTACGTACAAGGCGGCGACCGAGGAGAACTACCACATCGAGGACCTCCACAGCGACGACTCCACGGACGACGAGGACCAGCCGCGCAAAAAGATCCCCAAATGGGCGCAGG GTGCACAGTTGAAAGCTCAGCTCATCAACCAGTGCTACAACCCTCCCGACCTCCAAAACATCTTCGGAGACATCATCGACACCCCGGATCTCACCCAGGTGTTCGGCGTGAAGAAATCGCGCTTCAACAAGCGTACAAGCTCCGCAGTGTGGAACTCCCCTCTACTTAAGTCATGA
- the LOC136421741 gene encoding inner centromere protein A-like isoform X2 has translation MPREPSTSTVLTNTLGFRLHNFMTSQLTEFNRTFEDEHMTWLNEVLEVAKKSFSRKEPELLPKTPSAKNRRRRIRKLPEVEEEEENVEPAAKRRSSTSRRSRAMRRSNAHELKAISETELLKATLNIPTQKVEDCKTPPPTSASQSVSFAQPAPPRTSRSTRTRGGATTESDSEAEVTVIRPTRATRASRQRNVAQNSTGTDTEGEETTERMPRAKRAKKASEPESDAAKASGKSGTDTESKETTTTNRSTRTKTRLQKESEPESDTAMASGKSDTDGEETATATRSTCTKTRQQKKPEIESDAAMVSGKSDTEGEETATTTRSTRTKTRLQKKSESESDTAMASGKSSTDTESEETATTTRSTRTKTRPQKGSESESDIRKSPAKKRQANKIKIADKKSEETTESEMSEEDDKPTSESEDVEEMETEPSKTRFFPDVRSSPVKPATPGTGFVKDLIKRHEEMITVSSSDDDTPQKQLTKPTGGKVQRKSKTQLVASPAPQAQPMKSTRSKARQFVSAAASKIAEWMGGKESEGAATADTPVEEAATEEEMQVSVEQDSLEEETAMSDISNTSNRSTRSTRSSRRSSKRQSVRLSCKAATMKRKSSVLPRQKVDVAETAGRMSTRASRSRASHMSSASSDSGKDSTVEEIERPPSRKRTSRSDDSSDGGKSAPAKKRSKLSQSDEPEVVDLSRDSLEISQGSKASPKATSASMAKSEDNSTEDDEESDIVDKTPSPKCPRSKVIRPRPKQFSFLASSSSSLMTPGNLNATVTSFIKRNTPVKQLSSEERARQMKLKLAAKKTREAEIIKKREVEKKQKMEEQKRKREERTMRAAKLREQREKADKEKKLRLEKEYSHRVAETEKMKEERLAEDAAKKKLKLMKRAETEARRKQEEEARLMKLREQEEEQRRHRELILRKKEHEEAERATRAEELRRQAEERRQELERERQREIELRKQQEEEKERERQRVAEERERERKERERERELQREAERKAREEAEKRAREEAERQKKEEFEKQKERDRQRLAEIMQKERERQERERREIQEAEAKKRAHIMNSSLNTSTTAANTSMNNSLHKPNLNNTFSKEGNPNSYDMTPQQKRTYKAATEENYHIEDLHSDDSTDDEDQPRKKIPKWAQGAQLKAQLINQCYNPPDLQNIFGDIIDTPDLTQVFGVKKSRFNKRTSSAVWNSPLLKS, from the exons ATGCCGAGAGAACCTAGCACCAGCACTGTGCTGACAAACACAC TTGGATTCCGCCTGCACAACTTCATGACATCACAACTTACGGAGTTCAACAGGACGTTTGAAGACGAGCACATGACATGGCTGAACGAAGTTCTGGAGGTCGCCAAGAAGTCTTTCTCCAG GAAAGAACCAGAGTTGCTGCCCAAGACACCGTCAGCTAAGAACCGTAGAAGACGCATCCGGAAACTACCTGAGgtagaggaggaagaggaaaatGTGGAGCCTGCCGCTAAAAGGAG GAGTTCTACATCCAGGAGGAGTAGGGCCATGCGGCGATCCAACGCCCACGAGCTCAAGGCCATCTCTGAGACAGAACTGCTCAAGGCGACTCTGAACATCCCCACACAGAAGGTGGAAGACTGCAAAACTCCGCCCCCTACGTCTGCCAGCCAATCGGTGAGCTTCGCCCAGCCGGCTCCCCCAAGGACCTCGCGGTCTACTCGTACTCGGGGAGGAGCTACCACGGAGTCCGATTCAGAAGCGGAGGTGACGGTGATCCGACCAACCAGAGCGACCCGTGCATCAAGGCAGAGAAACGTTGCGCAAAACAGCACTGGTACAGATACCGAGGGTGAAGAAACGACGGAGCGTATGCCACGGGCCAAAAGAGCCAAGAAAGCGTCTGAGCCAGAATCTGACGCAGCAAAGGCATCCGGTAAAAGTGGGACGGATACAGAGAGCAAAGAAACCACCACAACCAATAGGTCCACGCGCACCAAAACCAGACTACAAAAGGAATCAGAACCAGAGTCCGACACAGCGATGGCATCCGGCAAAAGTGATACCGACGGCGAAGAAACAGCTACAGCAACCAGGTCCACGTGCACTAAAACCAGACAACAAAAGAAACCAGAAATTGAGTCCGACGCAGCGATGGTATCCGGAAAAAGTGACACCGAAGGCGAAGAAACTGCGACTACAACTAGGTCGACTCGTACCAAAACTAGACTGCAAAAGAAATCGGAATCAGAGTCCGACACAGCCATGGCCTCTGGCAAAAGCAGTACCGACACTGAAAGCGAAGAAACCGCTACAACAACCAGGTCCACACGTACCAAAACGAGACCTCAGAAAGGATCGGAATCTGAATCCGACATTCGGAAGTCGCCTGCAAAGAAGAGACAAGCAAACAAGATCAAGATAGCAGACAAAAAATCTGAAGAAACAACAGAAAGCGAGATGTCAGAGGAAGATGACAAACCCACAAGTGAAAGCGAAGATGTTGAGGAGATGGAAACAGAACCTAGCAAGACACGCTTCTTCCCAGATGTCCGATCATCTCCGGTAAAACCAGCCACTCCCGGTACAGGCTTCGTCAAGGACCTCATTAAGAGGCATGAAGAAATGATAACTGTGAGTTCTTCTGATGACGACACGCCCCAGAAACAACTGACTAAGCCAACAGGGGGCAAGGTGCAGCGAAAGTCGAAGACACAGCTAGTGGCAAGCCCCGCCCCGCAGGCACAACCAATGAAAAGCACGCGCTCAAAGGCAAGGCAGTTCGTGTCGGCCGCAGCGAGTAAGATCGCAGAATGGATGGGAGGCAAGGAAAGTGAGGGCGCTGCTACAGCGGACACTCCCGTTGAAGAAGCCGCCACAGAAGAGGAGATGCAAGTCTCTGTCGAGCAAGACAGCTTGGAAGAGGAGACCGCCATGTCCGACATCTCAAACACGAGCAACAGATCGACACGGTCCACGCGGTCTAGCCGACGGAGTTCCAAGCGACAGTCGGTTAGGCTGTCCTGCAAAGCCGCAACCATGAAGCGGAAATCTTCAGTCCTTCCACGCCAGAAAGTAGATGTGGCAGAGACGGCAGGGCGCATGTCCACACGGGCTTCGCGTTCCCGCGCATCGCACATGTCATCAGCATCATCGGACAGCGGGAAGGATTCAACCGTGGAGGAGATTGAACGACCTCCTAGTCGGAAGAGGACCTCAAGGAGTGATGAC AGCTCAGACGGAGGAAAGAGCGCCCCAGCCAAGAAGAGATCCAAACTGTCCCAGTCTGATGAACCAGAGGTCGTTGACCTATCCAGGGATAGCCTAGAAATCAGCCAGGGCTCTAAGGCCAGCCCCAAAGCAACAAG CGCAAGCATGGCTAAATCAGAAGATAACTCCAcggaagatgatgaagaaagtGACATCGTGGACAAGACACCATCTCCCAAGTGCCCACGGAGCAAG GTTATTCGTCCTCGTCCCAAACAGTTCTCGTTCCTGGCCAGCAGCAGTAGCTCACTCATGACACCAGGAAACCTGAACGCTACTGTCACCTCCTTCATCAAGAGGAACACTCCCGTCAAGCAACTGTCTTCAGAG GAGAGAGCCAGGCAGATGAAACTGAAACTTGCTGCCAAGAAGACAAGGGAGGCAGAAATCATCAAGAAGAGAGAGGTGGAGAAGAAGCAGAAAATGGAAGAACAAAAAAG AAAACGAGAAGAGAGAACCATGCGTGCTGCCAAGCTGCGGGAACAGAGAGAGAAAGCGGACAAGGAGAAGAAACTTCGCCTCGAGAAGGAGTACAGCCACCGCGTGGCGGAGACGGAGAAAATGAAGGAGGAACGTCTGGCGGAGGACGCCGCTAAGAAGAAGCTGAAGTTGATGAAGAGGGCTGAGACCGAGGCTAGAAGGAAACAGGAGGAGGAAGCCAGACTAATGAAACTGAGGGAACAG GAGGAAGAACAACGGCGCCACCGGGAGCTCATCCTGCGTAAGAAAGAACACGAGGAGGCGGAGAGAGCAACGCGGGCGGAGGAACTGCGCCGACAGGCTGAAGAACGGCGCCAGGAGCTGGAAAGGGAACGACAACGCGAGATCGAACTCCGAAAacaacaggaggaggagaaggaaagGGAGAGGCAACGTGTAGCTGAAGAGAg GGAGCGCGAGCGTAAGGAACGTGAGCGAGAGAGAGAACTGCAGCGTGAAGCGGAGAGGAAGGCTCGCGAGGAGGCTGAAAAAAGAGCGCGGGAAGAGGCCGAGCGCCAGAAGAAGGAAGAGTTCGAGAAGCAGAAAGAAAGG GATCGCCAGCGACTTGCGGAGATCATGCAGAAGGAGCGTGAACGACAGGAACGTGAACGGCGCGAGATTCAGGAGGCCGAGGCCAAGAAGCGAGCACACATCATGAACTCCTCCCTGAACACCAGCACCACTGCAGCCAACACCAGCATGAACAACAGTCTGCACAAACCAAACCTCAACAACACATTCTCCAAGGAG GGGAACCCCAACTCTTATGACATGACCCCGCAGCAGAAGCGTACGTACAAGGCGGCGACCGAGGAGAACTACCACATCGAGGACCTCCACAGCGACGACTCCACGGACGACGAGGACCAGCCGCGCAAAAAGATCCCCAAATGGGCGCAGG GTGCACAGTTGAAAGCTCAGCTCATCAACCAGTGCTACAACCCTCCCGACCTCCAAAACATCTTCGGAGACATCATCGACACCCCGGATCTCACCCAGGTGTTCGGCGTGAAGAAATCGCGCTTCAACAAGCGTACAAGCTCCGCAGTGTGGAACTCCCCTCTACTTAAGTCATGA
- the LOC136421752 gene encoding ras-related protein R-Ras2-like, producing MSREGGNLSQNYKLVVVGGGGVGKSALTIQFIQSYFVTDYDPTIEDSYTKQCVIDDEVARLDILDTAGQEEFSAMREQYMRTGEGFVLVFSVTDRGSFDEVYKFHRQILRVKDRDEFPMLLVGNKADLDQQRVVSQEEGQELARQLRVGYLEASAKTRLNVDQAFHELVRIVRKFRAEECPPVDETKQKKKRKCTIL from the exons ATGTCGAGAGAAGGGGGAAACCTCAGCCAGAACTACAAGTTGGTGGTCGTCGGCGGTGGAGGTGTCGGAAAAAGTGCCCTTACCATTCAATTCATCCAG tcatactttgtGACAGATTATGACCCAACAATAGAAGACTCCTACACGAAGCAGTGTGTTATAGATGACGAGGTGGCCAGATTAGACA ttctgGACACAGCAGGACAAGAG gaATTCAGTGCCATGAGGGAACAGTACATGAGGACAGGAGAAGGATTCGTACTGGTCTTCTCTGTAACAGATAGAGGAAG TTTCGATGAAGTGTACAAGTTTCACCGTCAAATCCTGAGGGTGAAAGACAGAGACGAGTTCCCCATGTTACTGGTGGGCAACAAGGCAGATCTGGATCAACAGAGAGTG GTTTCTCAAGAAGAAGGTCAGGAGCTGGCCAGGCAGCTGAGGGTGGGATATCTGGAGGCCAGCGCCAAGACCCGCTTGAACGTAGACCAAGCATTCCACGAACTTGTTAGAATAGTCAG GAAATTCCGTGCAGAGGAGTGTCCACCTGTAGATGAAACCAAGCAGAAGAAAAAGAGGAAATGTACCATCTTGTGA